A genomic stretch from Deltaproteobacteria bacterium includes:
- the nifU gene encoding Fe-S cluster assembly protein NifU, which produces MWEYTDKVKEHFLNPRNVGEVENPDGVAEVGSIACGDALKLSFKLDENKRIKDVKFKTFGCASAIATSSALTEMIKGKTLEEAMKVTNQDIAAFLGGLPQEKMHCSVMGQQALEKAIENYQGVPSKELAAQIICECFGVTDREIEKAVRENNLSTVEEVTNYTKAGGGCGGCHDAIRQIIERVRADTAPVVRPKLSNMQKIKMIEETIEREIRPSLKDDGGDIELIDVIGNRVLVATRGACATCKAADITLKHFVEQKLRDIISPELVVEEVTP; this is translated from the coding sequence ATGTGGGAATATACAGATAAAGTAAAGGAGCACTTCCTTAATCCCCGCAACGTCGGGGAAGTCGAGAATCCGGATGGCGTGGCTGAAGTCGGTTCCATAGCCTGTGGAGATGCCCTCAAACTTTCTTTCAAGTTAGATGAGAACAAAAGGATAAAGGATGTCAAATTCAAAACCTTTGGCTGTGCCAGCGCAATTGCGACATCGTCTGCACTGACTGAGATGATCAAGGGGAAGACCCTGGAAGAGGCCATGAAAGTGACAAACCAGGATATCGCGGCCTTCCTCGGCGGCCTTCCCCAGGAGAAAATGCACTGCTCCGTTATGGGGCAGCAGGCATTGGAAAAGGCTATTGAAAATTATCAGGGGGTCCCCTCGAAGGAGCTGGCAGCACAGATCATATGCGAGTGCTTCGGTGTCACGGATCGTGAAATCGAAAAAGCGGTGAGGGAGAACAATCTTTCGACGGTTGAAGAGGTGACGAACTACACCAAGGCCGGCGGCGGTTGCGGGGGGTGTCATGATGCCATCAGGCAAATTATTGAGAGGGTCCGGGCTGATACTGCACCGGTTGTCAGACCGAAACTTTCCAACATGCAGAAAATCAAAATGATCGAGGAAACCATCGAACGTGAAATCAGGCCGTCCCTGAAAGACGACGGCGGTGATATCGAACTCATTGATGTGATCGGTAACCGCGTCCTTGTTGCTACACGGGGCGCCTGCGCGACCTGCAAGGCAGCCGATATTACGCTGAAACATTTTGTTGAACAAAAGCTTCGGGATATCATATCGCCAGAGCTTGTCGTTGAAGAGGTGACGCCATGA
- the msrB gene encoding peptide-methionine (R)-S-oxide reductase MsrB, whose product MKNPLIYVTLTLLFFVFGCQSSSGDQREVKKSITETNITTQTATFAGGCFWCVESDFEKVPGVEKVISGYTGGSGDNPTYETYGKTGHVEAVQVYYDPSKITYSQLLDVLWRHMDPTDPGGQFGDRGPHYRSAIFYHDDEQKRLAEKSREELGKSGRFSKPIVTEIIKFNKFFDAEDYHQDYYKKNPLRYKYYRNGSGRDQFLKKVWGNDNAGIKPASDQAYKKPDDQILRQRLTKMQYEVTQKEGTEPAFQNEYWDNKKEGIYVDIASGEPLFSSLDKYDSGTGWPSYTKPLEPANIIEKEDRSFFTRRTEVRSRYGDSHLGHVFPDGPKPTGLRYCMNSAALKFIPKEDMEKEGYGKYLTLFDRK is encoded by the coding sequence ATGAAAAATCCCCTTATTTATGTGACATTGACATTACTCTTTTTTGTTTTTGGATGTCAGAGCTCAAGTGGCGACCAACGGGAGGTGAAAAAAAGTATAACAGAAACGAATATAACAACTCAAACAGCAACATTTGCCGGCGGCTGTTTTTGGTGCGTTGAATCAGATTTCGAAAAAGTACCGGGTGTCGAAAAGGTCATATCCGGGTATACAGGTGGTTCCGGGGACAATCCGACCTATGAAACATATGGTAAGACCGGACATGTTGAGGCCGTTCAAGTTTACTACGATCCCTCAAAAATCACTTACAGTCAACTTCTCGATGTGCTTTGGAGGCATATGGATCCTACAGATCCGGGAGGACAATTCGGTGACCGCGGTCCTCACTATAGAAGCGCTATCTTCTATCATGACGACGAGCAGAAACGCCTGGCGGAAAAATCCAGAGAAGAATTGGGCAAATCCGGACGTTTTTCCAAACCAATCGTGACGGAAATCATCAAATTCAATAAATTTTTCGATGCGGAGGACTATCATCAGGATTACTACAAGAAAAATCCCCTGCGGTATAAGTACTACAGGAATGGGTCGGGCCGCGACCAGTTTTTAAAAAAGGTGTGGGGAAACGATAATGCCGGCATTAAACCCGCTTCGGATCAAGCATATAAAAAACCTGACGACCAGATACTGAGGCAACGATTGACAAAAATGCAATACGAAGTAACGCAGAAAGAAGGTACCGAACCAGCCTTTCAAAATGAATACTGGGATAACAAAAAAGAAGGTATCTATGTAGATATAGCCTCCGGTGAACCGCTGTTTAGCTCATTGGATAAATATGATTCAGGTACAGGATGGCCCAGTTATACCAAACCTCTTGAGCCTGCCAATATAATTGAAAAGGAGGACCGCAGCTTTTTCACACGGCGCACGGAAGTAAGAAGTAGATATGGGGATTCACACCTCGGGCATGTTTTTCCGGATGGACCAAAACCGACAGGGCTCCGGTATTGTATGAATTCAGCGGCACTGAAATTTATTCCGAAGGAGGACATGGAAAAAGAAGGCTATGGCAAGTATCTAACACTATTTGACCGGAAGTAG
- a CDS encoding HD domain-containing protein encodes MMKDEDKTKEQLINEMTEMRLKIAKLEKSENERIRTEETLSQSIEKLRRSARFIIDVVVMAVEARDPYTAGHQKRVTELARSIATEMTLSAEIIDGVRMAGLIHDLGKISIPSEILGKPRLLNNDEYNCVKTHAEIGYQILKDIDFFRPVALIVYQHHERMNGTGYPQGLRGTEILLESRILAVADVVEAICTHRPYRPALGIDKALKEIFQHRGVLYDTEAVDVCIQLFREKGFIFKSRSN; translated from the coding sequence ATGATGAAAGATGAAGACAAGACGAAAGAACAACTTATAAATGAAATGACAGAAATGCGGCTGAAAATTGCCAAACTGGAAAAATCGGAAAACGAGCGCATACGAACAGAGGAAACCCTTTCACAAAGCATTGAAAAGTTAAGAAGATCTGCACGATTTATCATTGATGTCGTAGTAATGGCTGTTGAGGCAAGAGATCCTTATACGGCTGGACATCAAAAAAGGGTGACAGAGCTTGCCCGGTCCATTGCGACGGAAATGACGTTATCTGCAGAAATCATCGACGGCGTCCGCATGGCAGGCTTAATCCATGATCTGGGAAAGATATCCATTCCGTCCGAAATACTGGGGAAACCCCGTCTTCTCAATAATGATGAATATAATTGTGTAAAAACTCACGCGGAGATAGGTTATCAAATATTGAAGGATATAGACTTTTTCAGACCTGTAGCGTTGATTGTCTATCAGCATCATGAACGAATGAACGGTACCGGCTATCCGCAGGGTCTTAGGGGAACAGAAATCCTTCTGGAGTCGAGAATCTTAGCGGTAGCCGATGTCGTTGAAGCAATATGTACGCATCGGCCATACAGACCAGCGTTGGGGATAGATAAAGCATTGAAGGAAATCTTTCAACACAGGGGAGTTCTCTACGACACGGAAGCGGTGGATGTCTGCATACAACTGTTCAGAGAAAAGGGGTTCATATTTAAATCCCGTTCAAATTGA